The Actinomycetes bacterium genome segment CGCTGACCAGCACTCACGGGTCCGCCAGGAAGTCCCGGCAGATGTGAAAGACATACTGCGAAGGTAATGCTCCGCATATGCCAGTACAACAGCTCAGGTGTTCCGGGGAGCGGGCCGACGTCGGAAGTCGTCAGTCCTGCGGGACGACGATCGTGGTGAAGCGCACCCGGCGGGCGCCCTGGGGCGGCCGCTTGCGCCGGTCGGTCCGATAGGGCGAGAGGAGGGCGGCCAGGTCGTCGCGCAGCTGCTCCAGCTCCTGCGGAGTCACCGTCACCGCTCCGGACTCCAGCCCGACCGCGTCCCGCCACTCCTGCGGCTCGTCCGCCTGCCCGGCGAGGAACCGGTGGATCTCCTGGCGGGTGCTGTCGAGCACCGCGCCGATCACGGCTCCCTCGACGGCCATGGTGGCGCTCGGCGCCGCGGAGTCCACCCGGATGGTGCGGCCGGTGGCCCGCCAGGGGTGCTCCCGGCCGTCGCCGGTCGGTTCGGCCGGCTCGACGATGCCGAACCGCTCCAGGGCCCGCAGGTGGTAGCTCATCGCGCTGGCGGACAGTCCGGCGACCTCGGCC includes the following:
- a CDS encoding helix-turn-helix domain-containing protein — encoded protein: MQKSGSPRGEVVLRDPKAIRALAHPARLLVIQRLFSGEPATATSLAEVAGLSASAMSYHLRALERFGIVEPAEPTGDGREHPWRATGRTIRVDSAAPSATMAVEGAVIGAVLDSTRQEIHRFLAGQADEPQEWRDAVGLESGAVTVTPQELEQLRDDLAALLSPYRTDRRKRPPQGARRVRFTTIVVPQD